From one Lycium ferocissimum isolate CSIRO_LF1 chromosome 7, AGI_CSIRO_Lferr_CH_V1, whole genome shotgun sequence genomic stretch:
- the LOC132061858 gene encoding aminotransferase ALD1, chloroplastic-like: MFSTSTSIFLQPRASLKVQREEIATTGNYYSTRVARNPNLEKLQTNYLFPEILERELKHVEKYPNAKLISLGVGDTTQPLPQPVALRMSNYARALSTPQGYTGYGLEQGNEELRRTIAETLYKDLSVEESEVFVSDGAQCDLSRVQLLLGSNVSIAVQDPSFPGYIDSSVIMGQSGDLKNESGRYGNIKYMKCSPENDFFPDLSKTARTDVIFFCSPNNPTGHAASRQQLQQLVDFAQLNGSIIVYDAAYAAYVSDSSPKSIYEIPGSRKVAIEISSFSKIAGFTGVRLGWTVVPKELRYSNGFPVIHDFNRIICTSFNGASNIAQAGGLACLSQEGFQEVMCKVDYYKENAKILVDTFTSLGLRVYGGRNAPYVWVHFPGSRSWDVFNWILDKTHIITVPGIGFGPSGEGYIRVSAFGRRDGILEASKRLTTLLC, translated from the exons ACTACAGGTAATTATTATTCAACAAGAGTAGCCCGCAACCCAAACTTGGAGAAGTTGCAAACTAACTATTTGTTTCCTGAG ATCTTAGAGAGGGAGCTTAAGCATGTGGAGAAGTACCCAAATGCTAAATTAATAAGCCTTGGAGTTGGTGACACCACACAGCCCTTACCCCAACCTGTTGCCTTGAGAATGTCTAAT TATGCGCGTGCTCTTTCAACACCTCAAGGATATACTGGCTACGGACTGGAACAAGGGAACGAG GAACTAAGAAGAACAATTGCAGAAACATTATATAAAGATCTTTCTGTAGAAGAAAGTGAGGTCTTTGTATCTGATGGTGCACAGTGTGATCTCTCAAGAGTTCAG TTGCTTTTGGGTTCAAATGTGTCAATTGCTGTGCAGGATCCATCATTTCCA GGATATATAGATTCAAGTGTGATTATGGGGCAGAGTGGTGATTTGAAGAATGAGTCGGGAAGATATGGAAATATAAAGTACATGAAGTGCAGCCCAGAGAATGACTTCTTCCCAGATCTCTCCAAAACTGCAAGAACAGATGTTATCTTCTTCTGCTCTCCAAACAATCCCACTGGTCATGCAGCATCAAGGCAGCAATTGCAACAACTTGTTGACTTTGCACAACTAAATGGTTCAATTATCGTCTATGATGCAGCTTATGCTGCTTATGTTTCTGACTCAAGTCCTAAATCTATTTATGAGATCCCTGGTTCCAGAAAG GTTGCGATTGAGATCTCATCCTTCTCAAAGATTGCGGGGTTCACAGGCGTCCGTCTGGGATGGACTGTAGTGCCTAAGGAACTCCGCTATTCAAATGGATTTCCTGTTATACACGATTTCAATCGCATCATATGTACTAGCTTTAACGGTGCTTCCAACATAGCTCAGGCTGGTGGACTGGCTTGCCTCTCCCAGGAGGGTTTCCAGGAAGTTATGTGTAAAGTAGACTACTACAAGGAGAATGCGAAGATTTTAGTTGACACTTTTACTTCGCTGGGATTAAGAGTTTATGGAGGTAGGAATGCGCCTTATGTTTGGGTACATTTCCCAGGTTCCAGATCATGGGATGTGTTCAATTGGATTCTTGATAAGACTCACATCATTACAGTCCCTGGAATTGGATTTGGTCCAAGTGGTGAAGGTTACATAAGGGTTTCTGCTTTTGGACGCAGAGACGGCATCTTGGAAGCATCTAAAAGACTCACAACCTTACTTTGCTAG
- the LOC132061859 gene encoding uncharacterized protein LOC132061859 isoform X2, translating into MEIPKRKGSKKKKRGGSKRRMTSEQTWAYNCVSEWVFVDRSHSSPTDDFALPWNQPKEKLVFELHSHSLHSDGFLSPSKLVERAHQNGVKVLSLTDHDTMSGIPEALEAASRFGIKIIPGVEISTMFSQGRDSASDEPVHILAYYSSCGPAKFDQVDKFLSSIRDGRFLRAENMILKLNKLKLPLKWEQVAKIAGKGVAPGRLHVARAMVAAGHVENLKQAFSRYLYDGGPAYATGSEPLAEEAVQFICETGGVAVLAHPWALKDPIAVVRRLKEVGLHGIEAYRSDGKLAAYSDLADAYDLLKLGGSDFHGRGGKQESDVGSAGLPMLAVHEFLKVARPIWCRAITEILENYIVNPSETNLQLIMSFGKPKVCWGISPGNCPGDFISRCLSFWLTNEERQNVEFEAIKLKLAAISVNQ; encoded by the exons ATGGAAATCCCCAAGAGAAAAGGgtcgaagaagaagaagagaggtgGTTCAAAGAGAAGAATGACATCTGAACAGACTTGGGCATACAATTGTGTGAGTGAATGGGTTTTCGTGGACCGCTCTCATTCTTCACCCACTGACGATTTTGCCCTTCCTTGGAATCAGCCtaaagagaaattagtgtttgAGTTACATTCTCATTCTCTTCATAGTGATGGCTTCTTATCACCTTCCAAGCTCGTCGAAAGAGCCCATCAAAATGGG GTGAAAGTTCTTTCATTGACAGATCATGATACTATGTCTGGCATCCCTGAAGCACTGGAAGCAGCTAGTAGATTTGGCATTAAAATTATTCCCGGAGTTGAAATTAGTACAATGTTCTCCCAAGG GAGGGACTCTGCATCAGATGAACCAGTCCACATTCTTGCTTACTACAGCAGTTGTGGACCAGCAAAATTTGATCAAGTAGATAAGTTCCTGAGTAGTATACGGGATGGACGTTTCCTCCGTGCCGAGAACATGATTTTAAAACTTAACAAACTGAAGTTGCCACTTAAGTGGGAGCAGGTAGCAAAAATTGCAGGAAAAGGAGTTGCTCCAGGGAGGCTGCATGTTGCCCGTGCTATGGTTGCAGCTGGCCATGTAGAGAATCTAAAACAGGCATTTTCCCGATATCTTTATGACGGAGGACCTGCTTATGCTAC GGGAAGCGAACCACTTGCAGAGGAAGCCGTCCAATTTATATGTGAGACAGGAGGTGTGGCAGTTTTGGCACATCCATGGGCATTAAAAGATCCAATTGCTGTTGTTAGAAGATTGAAAGAAGTTGGCCTACATGGTATAGAGGCCTACAGGAGTGATGGAAAACTAGCAG CATACAGTGACCTAGCAGATGCTTATGATCTGCTGAAGCTTGGGGGTTCAGATTTCCATGGAAGAGGAGGGAAGCAGGAGTCTGATGTGGGAAGCGCGGGCCTTCCAATGTTGGCGGTCCATGAATTTCTCAAGGTGGCCCGCCCTATCTGGTGCAGAGCCATTACGGAAATTCTGGAGAATTACATAGTTAATCCCTCAGAAACAAACTTACAACTTATTATGAGTTTTGGAAAGCCTAAAGTTTGCTGGGGCATTTCTCCTGGGAATTGTCCTGGTGATTTTATCAGCCGATGCTTATCATTCTGGTTGACAAATGAGGAGAGACAGAATGTGGAATTTGAAGCCATCAAACTGAAGCTTGCAGCCATCTCAGTCAATCAATGA
- the LOC132061859 gene encoding uncharacterized protein LOC132061859 isoform X1 → MEIPKRKGSKKKKRGGSKRRMTSEQTWAYNCVSEWVFVDRSHSSPTDDFALPWNQPKEKLVFELHSHSLHSDGFLSPSKLVERAHQNGVKVLSLTDHDTMSGIPEALEAASRFGIKIIPGVEISTMFSQGRDSASDEPVHILAYYSSCGPAKFDQVDKFLSSIRDGRFLRAENMILKLNKLKLPLKWEQVAKIAGKGVAPGRLHVARAMVAAGHVENLKQAFSRYLYDGGPAYATGSEPLAEEAVQFICETGGVAVLAHPWALKDPIAVVRRLKEVGLHGIEAYRSDGKLAAAYSDLADAYDLLKLGGSDFHGRGGKQESDVGSAGLPMLAVHEFLKVARPIWCRAITEILENYIVNPSETNLQLIMSFGKPKVCWGISPGNCPGDFISRCLSFWLTNEERQNVEFEAIKLKLAAISVNQ, encoded by the exons ATGGAAATCCCCAAGAGAAAAGGgtcgaagaagaagaagagaggtgGTTCAAAGAGAAGAATGACATCTGAACAGACTTGGGCATACAATTGTGTGAGTGAATGGGTTTTCGTGGACCGCTCTCATTCTTCACCCACTGACGATTTTGCCCTTCCTTGGAATCAGCCtaaagagaaattagtgtttgAGTTACATTCTCATTCTCTTCATAGTGATGGCTTCTTATCACCTTCCAAGCTCGTCGAAAGAGCCCATCAAAATGGG GTGAAAGTTCTTTCATTGACAGATCATGATACTATGTCTGGCATCCCTGAAGCACTGGAAGCAGCTAGTAGATTTGGCATTAAAATTATTCCCGGAGTTGAAATTAGTACAATGTTCTCCCAAGG GAGGGACTCTGCATCAGATGAACCAGTCCACATTCTTGCTTACTACAGCAGTTGTGGACCAGCAAAATTTGATCAAGTAGATAAGTTCCTGAGTAGTATACGGGATGGACGTTTCCTCCGTGCCGAGAACATGATTTTAAAACTTAACAAACTGAAGTTGCCACTTAAGTGGGAGCAGGTAGCAAAAATTGCAGGAAAAGGAGTTGCTCCAGGGAGGCTGCATGTTGCCCGTGCTATGGTTGCAGCTGGCCATGTAGAGAATCTAAAACAGGCATTTTCCCGATATCTTTATGACGGAGGACCTGCTTATGCTAC GGGAAGCGAACCACTTGCAGAGGAAGCCGTCCAATTTATATGTGAGACAGGAGGTGTGGCAGTTTTGGCACATCCATGGGCATTAAAAGATCCAATTGCTGTTGTTAGAAGATTGAAAGAAGTTGGCCTACATGGTATAGAGGCCTACAGGAGTGATGGAAAACTAGCAG CAGCATACAGTGACCTAGCAGATGCTTATGATCTGCTGAAGCTTGGGGGTTCAGATTTCCATGGAAGAGGAGGGAAGCAGGAGTCTGATGTGGGAAGCGCGGGCCTTCCAATGTTGGCGGTCCATGAATTTCTCAAGGTGGCCCGCCCTATCTGGTGCAGAGCCATTACGGAAATTCTGGAGAATTACATAGTTAATCCCTCAGAAACAAACTTACAACTTATTATGAGTTTTGGAAAGCCTAAAGTTTGCTGGGGCATTTCTCCTGGGAATTGTCCTGGTGATTTTATCAGCCGATGCTTATCATTCTGGTTGACAAATGAGGAGAGACAGAATGTGGAATTTGAAGCCATCAAACTGAAGCTTGCAGCCATCTCAGTCAATCAATGA